One genomic region from Jiangella sp. DSM 45060 encodes:
- a CDS encoding alkaline phosphatase, translated as MDVSPKRPLSRRLFVTGLGASVAAASFPSLIRVDGALAAPPGTGGALPDGVFSLGVASGDPLPGGVVLWTRLAPDPLNGGGMPDRPFPVEWEVAEDDTFARVVRRGRTVALPQHGHSVHAEVDGLRAGATYAYRFRAGGQVSPVGRTRTAPAGSVAAVRFAFASCQNWQDGYFTAYHHLAGENVDFVAFLGDYIYESVPRTTTVRTHEGSGEPLSLVQYRNRHAQYRSDPNLQAAHAAFPWIVTWDDHEVDNNWADEIPQDPDLQTPEAFRARRQAAFQAYYEHLPLRRGSRPRGLDLQLYRRLRFGDLVDLHVVDTRQYRSDQPATLEQAETAPLTMTGDEQERWLTDGLTDGGTRWNLLANQVMWAQNDRTAGEVDTFDLDNWDGYRVQRRRLLELFGSDAVTNPVVLTGDRHCTWVADLHPDFDDPSSPVVGAEITGTSISSGGNSDPVAFQDTYRPIAEESPHWKYFDNQRGYVVCDVTPERLLSSLRLVDTVWQPDGATVRTAAEFLVEAGRPGVTVEYEEPRTAQLRAQARRDAGPVYDVDDVDEAADLQR; from the coding sequence ATGGATGTCTCCCCGAAGCGTCCCCTGTCCCGTCGTCTCTTCGTCACCGGCCTCGGCGCGAGCGTCGCGGCCGCCTCCTTCCCCAGCCTGATCCGCGTCGACGGCGCGCTGGCGGCGCCGCCCGGAACCGGTGGCGCGCTGCCGGACGGCGTCTTCTCGCTCGGCGTCGCGTCCGGCGACCCGCTGCCCGGCGGCGTCGTCCTGTGGACGCGGCTCGCGCCGGACCCGCTGAACGGCGGCGGCATGCCGGACCGTCCGTTCCCCGTCGAATGGGAGGTCGCCGAGGACGACACGTTCGCCCGCGTCGTCCGCCGCGGCCGCACCGTCGCGCTCCCGCAGCACGGCCACAGCGTCCACGCCGAGGTCGACGGCCTGCGCGCGGGCGCGACCTACGCCTACCGCTTCCGCGCCGGCGGTCAGGTCTCGCCGGTCGGCCGCACGAGGACGGCGCCCGCGGGCTCCGTCGCCGCCGTCCGGTTCGCGTTCGCCAGCTGTCAGAACTGGCAGGACGGCTACTTCACCGCCTATCACCACTTGGCCGGTGAGAACGTGGACTTCGTCGCGTTCCTCGGCGACTACATCTACGAATCCGTGCCGCGCACCACCACCGTCCGCACCCACGAGGGCAGCGGCGAGCCGCTGTCGCTCGTCCAGTACCGCAACCGGCACGCCCAGTACCGCTCCGACCCGAACCTGCAGGCCGCCCACGCCGCGTTCCCCTGGATCGTCACCTGGGACGACCACGAGGTCGACAACAACTGGGCCGACGAGATCCCGCAGGACCCCGACCTCCAGACGCCCGAGGCGTTCCGGGCCCGCCGGCAGGCCGCGTTCCAGGCGTACTACGAGCACCTGCCGCTACGCCGCGGCTCCCGCCCGCGCGGCCTCGACCTGCAGCTGTACCGGCGGCTGCGGTTCGGCGACCTCGTCGACCTGCACGTCGTCGACACCCGGCAGTACCGCTCGGACCAGCCGGCGACGCTGGAGCAGGCCGAGACGGCGCCGCTGACGATGACCGGCGACGAGCAGGAGCGCTGGCTCACCGACGGGCTCACCGACGGCGGCACGCGGTGGAACCTGCTGGCCAACCAGGTGATGTGGGCGCAGAACGACCGCACCGCCGGCGAGGTCGACACGTTCGACCTCGACAACTGGGACGGCTACCGCGTCCAGCGCCGCCGGCTGCTCGAGCTGTTCGGCAGCGACGCCGTGACCAACCCGGTCGTGCTGACGGGGGACCGGCACTGCACCTGGGTCGCCGACCTGCACCCCGACTTCGACGACCCGTCGTCGCCGGTCGTCGGCGCCGAGATCACCGGCACTTCGATCTCGTCCGGCGGCAACTCCGACCCCGTCGCGTTCCAGGACACGTACCGGCCGATCGCCGAGGAGAGCCCGCACTGGAAGTACTTCGACAACCAGCGCGGCTACGTCGTCTGCGACGTCACGCCGGAGCGGCTGCTCAGCTCGCTGCGGCTGGTCGACACCGTCTGGCAGCCCGACGGCGCCACGGTGCGGACGGCGGCGGAGTTCCTCGTCGAGGCGGGCCGGCCCGGCGTCACCGTCGAGTACGAGGAGCCGCGGACGGCGCAACTGCGAGCCCAGGCGCGCCGCGACGCCGGCCCCGTGTACGACGTCGACGACGTGGACGAGGCGGCCGACCTGCAGCGCTGA
- a CDS encoding M15 family metallopeptidase → MTILLSDPRVSAIPVEDEGEPLVELTAPFGPARARVRVSLAQRLLLARDRLPDGIGLRVVEGHRSIADQRAIIARYAAEVSAAHPGIDHDLAELERLTSRFVSPVAVAPHVAGAAVDLTLVDRDGRELDLGTPIDATPEQSDGACYFAARDISANARVHRALLADVLGSAGLVNYPTEWWHWSYGDRYWALTTGAPAALYGPIGAHLVAA, encoded by the coding sequence ATGACGATCCTGCTGTCCGACCCGCGCGTCTCCGCGATCCCCGTCGAGGACGAGGGCGAGCCGCTGGTGGAGCTCACCGCACCGTTCGGCCCGGCCCGGGCGCGGGTGCGGGTCTCGCTCGCCCAGCGGCTGCTCCTCGCCCGCGACCGCCTCCCCGACGGCATCGGGCTGCGGGTGGTCGAGGGGCATCGCAGCATCGCCGACCAGCGCGCGATCATCGCCCGGTACGCCGCCGAGGTGTCTGCGGCGCACCCCGGCATCGACCACGACCTCGCCGAGCTGGAACGTCTGACCAGCCGGTTCGTCTCCCCCGTCGCCGTCGCCCCGCACGTGGCAGGCGCGGCGGTCGACCTCACGCTGGTCGACCGCGACGGGCGCGAGCTGGACCTCGGCACGCCCATCGACGCCACGCCGGAGCAGAGCGACGGCGCCTGCTACTTCGCCGCGCGCGACATCTCCGCCAACGCCCGCGTCCACCGCGCCCTGCTGGCCGACGTCCTCGGGTCGGCCGGACTGGTCAACTACCCGACCGAGTGGTGGCACTGGAGCTACGGCGACCGCTACTGGGCCCTGACGACGGGCGCGCCGGCAGCGCTGTACGGCCCGATCGGCGCGCACCTGGTGGCCGCATGA
- the alr gene encoding alanine racemase: MSAATIDARPRTAVTSRPTLTADLAAVAANTRTIAAHAPGSALMAVVKADGFGHGAADVARTALAAGATRLGVTSVDEALALRAAGITAPILSWLNPVDADFAAAVAAGIDLAVPGRAHLDAVTAAAPGARVHLHLDTGLARDGAPPAEWARLCSAARLAEQRGLIRVDGVMGHLACADVPADASNATGRTRFAWGVEVARATGLRPVHRHLAATAATLTDPRTHHTLVRVGAGLFGIDPSGTVRLRPALTLTAPVVTVRRVRAGTPVGYGHAWTAPVATHLGLLPLGYADGLPRAASGRAEVLVRGRRRRVVGRFSMDQVVVDLGDDDVAPGEIATVFGPGDDGEPTAAEWAGWAGTIEHEIVTGIGPRVARQSLRNEYLYASMPRGTHYKATAPTLRSVR, encoded by the coding sequence ATGAGCGCCGCGACCATCGACGCGCGCCCGCGGACCGCCGTGACCAGCCGCCCCACGCTCACCGCCGACCTCGCCGCCGTCGCCGCCAACACGCGGACGATCGCCGCCCACGCGCCGGGGTCGGCGCTGATGGCGGTGGTCAAGGCGGACGGGTTCGGGCACGGCGCCGCGGACGTGGCCCGGACGGCGCTCGCCGCGGGCGCGACGCGGCTCGGCGTCACCAGCGTCGACGAGGCGCTGGCGCTGCGCGCGGCCGGCATCACCGCGCCGATCCTCAGCTGGCTGAACCCGGTCGACGCCGACTTCGCCGCCGCCGTCGCCGCCGGGATCGACCTCGCCGTCCCCGGCCGCGCGCACCTGGACGCCGTCACGGCCGCCGCGCCTGGCGCCCGCGTCCACCTCCACCTCGACACCGGCCTGGCCCGCGACGGCGCGCCGCCGGCCGAGTGGGCCCGGCTGTGCAGTGCGGCCCGGCTCGCCGAGCAGCGCGGCCTGATCCGGGTCGACGGCGTCATGGGCCACCTGGCCTGCGCGGACGTCCCCGCCGACGCGTCGAACGCGACCGGCCGCACCCGGTTCGCCTGGGGCGTGGAGGTCGCCCGCGCGACCGGCCTGCGCCCCGTCCACCGGCACCTCGCCGCGACCGCCGCGACCCTCACCGACCCGCGCACCCACCACACGCTGGTCCGCGTCGGGGCGGGCCTGTTCGGCATCGACCCGTCCGGGACGGTGCGCCTGCGGCCCGCGCTGACCCTGACCGCGCCGGTGGTGACCGTCCGCCGGGTCCGCGCCGGCACGCCGGTCGGCTATGGACACGCGTGGACGGCGCCGGTCGCGACGCACCTGGGGCTGCTGCCGCTGGGGTACGCCGACGGGCTGCCGCGGGCCGCGTCCGGTCGGGCCGAGGTATTGGTCCGCGGCCGGCGCCGCCGCGTCGTCGGCCGGTTCTCGATGGACCAGGTCGTCGTCGACCTCGGCGACGACGACGTCGCGCCCGGCGAGATCGCCACGGTCTTCGGGCCCGGCGACGACGGCGAGCCGACGGCCGCGGAGTGGGCCGGCTGGGCCGGGACGATCGAGCACGAGATCGTCACCGGCATCGGCCCGCGGGTCGCCCGTCAGTCCCTTCGCAATGAGTACCTCTACGCATCGATGCCTAGAGGTACTCATTACAAGGCGACCGCACCCACCCTCCGGAGCGTCCGATGA
- a CDS encoding D-alanine--D-alanine ligase family protein produces MRTRVAVIGGGQNCEHDVSLASAAAVGGALESAGYAVVRLTIGRDGAWRQGDGCPVDLADAIHILRTCDVAVPVLHGPRGEDGTLAGLCELAGVPYVGSGVLAGALAMDKWATKLLAEDVGIATAPATLLSSSTAPGHHWTHPVVVKPVAAGSSQGVSLVRDESDLPAALDAAFALDRRVLVEDVVAGREIDLAVLGRPDGTRTVAPALEIVVDGLFDFATKYGGEADFRIPAELADTERKELEDAAVAMFDALGCAGVARVDFFLTADGPVLNEVNTMPGFTEQSQVPKMFAAAGVSYAELLDLLVRDVVG; encoded by the coding sequence ATGAGGACGCGCGTGGCGGTGATCGGCGGCGGGCAGAACTGCGAGCACGACGTCTCGCTGGCCTCGGCGGCGGCCGTCGGCGGCGCGCTGGAGTCCGCCGGGTACGCCGTCGTCCGGCTCACGATCGGCCGGGACGGCGCCTGGCGCCAGGGCGACGGCTGCCCCGTGGACCTCGCCGACGCGATCCACATCCTGCGCACCTGTGACGTCGCCGTCCCGGTGCTGCACGGCCCGCGCGGCGAGGACGGCACGCTGGCCGGGCTGTGCGAGCTGGCCGGCGTCCCGTACGTCGGCTCCGGCGTGCTGGCCGGCGCACTGGCGATGGACAAGTGGGCGACGAAGCTGCTGGCCGAGGACGTCGGCATCGCCACCGCGCCCGCCACCCTGCTGAGCTCGTCGACGGCGCCCGGCCACCACTGGACCCACCCGGTGGTCGTCAAGCCGGTCGCGGCGGGCTCCAGCCAGGGGGTGTCGCTCGTCCGCGACGAGAGCGACCTGCCGGCCGCCCTGGACGCCGCGTTCGCGCTGGACCGCCGCGTCCTCGTCGAGGACGTCGTCGCCGGCCGCGAGATCGACCTCGCCGTGCTGGGCCGCCCGGACGGGACGCGCACCGTCGCGCCCGCGCTGGAGATCGTGGTGGACGGGCTGTTCGACTTCGCCACGAAGTACGGCGGAGAGGCGGACTTCCGCATCCCCGCCGAGCTGGCCGACACCGAGCGCAAGGAGCTGGAGGACGCCGCCGTCGCGATGTTCGACGCGCTCGGCTGCGCGGGTGTCGCCCGGGTGGACTTCTTCCTGACCGCGGACGGTCCGGTGCTCAACGAGGTCAACACGATGCCCGGCTTCACCGAGCAGTCGCAGGTGCCGAAGATGTTCGCCGCGGCCGGTGTGTCGTACGCCGAGCTGCTCGACCTGCTCGTCCGCGACGTCGTCGGATGA
- a CDS encoding sensor histidine kinase: protein MTTDWRAWVPDLAVAAIVAFLGLYEAATAWVLPGNRFELVFVAIGTAAAVGLSRRLPAAALALVWGVCGLQLLAGIDLMLVQVTIAAVAFGTARWGSTATVWLSALSIPLAGMIVITIVNSRGLGGLAGLAGNESVVDTVRELSTTWQVTAALIGAAALGAPWLAGLALRFGDRARLSRASQEAAEEDAARAVSETEQAREIARLREDQARLANDVHDVVGHSLAVILAQAESAQYLDDTDPKALKETMAKIATSARTSLRDVRQVLADTQQPDAPPAGLDTLVDGVRASGHEVVSTEIGTPRPLPPELEVVAFRVLQEMLTNAIKHGRRDTPVHVERHWEGELRIEVRNVVAPSPFAANGSSGGAGLDGMRRRLESVGGRLDVRRRDEDGRSTFTATAWVPVRAGGA, encoded by the coding sequence GTGACGACGGACTGGCGGGCGTGGGTCCCGGACCTCGCGGTCGCCGCGATCGTCGCCTTCCTCGGGCTGTACGAGGCGGCGACGGCCTGGGTGCTGCCGGGGAACCGGTTCGAGCTGGTGTTCGTCGCCATCGGCACCGCCGCCGCCGTCGGGCTGAGCCGCCGGCTGCCGGCCGCCGCGCTGGCGCTGGTGTGGGGGGTGTGCGGGCTGCAGCTGCTGGCCGGCATCGACCTCATGCTCGTGCAGGTGACGATCGCCGCGGTCGCGTTCGGGACGGCCCGCTGGGGCAGCACGGCGACGGTGTGGCTGAGCGCGCTGTCCATCCCGCTCGCCGGCATGATCGTCATCACCATCGTCAACTCGCGCGGCCTCGGCGGGCTGGCCGGCCTGGCCGGCAACGAGAGCGTCGTCGACACCGTCCGCGAGCTCAGCACGACGTGGCAGGTCACGGCCGCGCTCATCGGGGCGGCGGCGCTCGGCGCGCCGTGGCTGGCCGGGCTGGCGCTGCGCTTCGGCGACCGCGCCCGCCTGTCGCGGGCCTCGCAGGAGGCCGCCGAGGAGGACGCCGCGCGCGCCGTCAGCGAGACCGAGCAGGCCCGCGAGATCGCCCGGCTGCGCGAAGACCAGGCGCGGCTGGCCAACGACGTGCACGATGTGGTGGGGCACTCGCTGGCCGTCATCCTGGCGCAGGCCGAGTCCGCCCAGTACCTCGACGACACCGACCCGAAGGCGCTGAAGGAGACCATGGCGAAGATCGCGACGTCGGCGCGGACCTCGCTGCGCGACGTCCGGCAGGTGCTGGCCGACACCCAGCAGCCCGACGCCCCGCCGGCCGGCCTCGACACCCTGGTCGACGGCGTGCGCGCGAGCGGGCACGAGGTGGTGTCGACGGAGATCGGGACGCCGCGCCCGCTGCCGCCGGAGCTGGAGGTGGTCGCGTTCCGGGTGCTGCAGGAGATGCTGACCAACGCCATCAAGCACGGCCGCCGCGACACCCCCGTCCACGTCGAGCGGCACTGGGAGGGCGAGCTGCGCATCGAGGTCCGCAACGTCGTCGCGCCGTCGCCGTTCGCCGCGAACGGGTCCAGCGGCGGCGCCGGGCTCGACGGCATGCGCCGCCGTCTCGAGTCCGTCGGCGGCCGCCTCGACGTCCGCCGCCGCGACGAGGACGGCCGGTCGACGTTCACCGCCACGGCGTGGGTGCCCGTGCGGGCGGGCGGCGCATGA
- a CDS encoding response regulator transcription factor, which translates to MTADIQVLLVDDQELFREGVRVIVDAQDGMTVVGSAGDGLEAVRLVDELSPDVVLMDIRMPDMDGVEATRQIFLPDRVARRSTPVRVVVLTTFNLDDRAATAIRYGASGFLLKDTTPLQLRDAIRTVYAGNAVLAPQDLATLLDGQFRSRTAVPAAYRSLTDKEREVFTAVARGLSNTEIAGLVFASESTVKTHVGAILRKLALRDRVQIVVFAHEHGLLDQP; encoded by the coding sequence ATGACCGCTGACATCCAGGTGCTCCTGGTCGACGACCAGGAGCTGTTCCGCGAGGGCGTCCGCGTCATCGTCGACGCGCAGGACGGCATGACGGTGGTCGGCTCGGCCGGCGACGGGCTCGAGGCGGTCCGCCTGGTCGACGAGCTCTCCCCCGACGTCGTCCTCATGGACATCCGCATGCCCGACATGGACGGCGTCGAGGCGACCCGTCAGATCTTCCTGCCCGACCGCGTGGCGCGCCGCTCCACGCCGGTGCGCGTCGTCGTCCTGACCACGTTCAACCTGGACGACCGCGCGGCGACGGCCATCCGGTACGGCGCCAGCGGGTTCCTGCTCAAGGACACCACGCCGCTGCAGCTGCGCGACGCGATCCGGACGGTGTACGCGGGCAACGCGGTGCTGGCGCCGCAGGATCTCGCGACGCTGCTGGACGGCCAGTTCCGGTCCCGCACCGCCGTGCCGGCGGCATACCGGTCGCTGACGGACAAGGAGCGCGAGGTGTTCACGGCGGTGGCGCGCGGGCTGTCCAACACCGAGATCGCCGGCCTCGTCTTCGCCAGCGAGTCGACGGTGAAGACGCACGTCGGCGCGATCCTGCGCAAGCTCGCGCTGCGCGACCGCGTCCAGATCGTCGTCTTCGCGCACGAGCACGGCCTTCTCGACCAGCCGTAA
- a CDS encoding AraC family transcriptional regulator, with translation MRGRVVSLTERWGSDPLWCEEYGYGIGSPGGIYLLKYRSVGVLDFGERRQDFLHQLYWAPGGVLTARHGVSVRFVGEGEAFWAHRAVSHEVRVTGGDLVYRVCLREVPPALTGLRAGSVSVDAEAGRLLRAIARPGVEERRALEERARILAGLGRSAAELPGRPVTGAGLAATVARALAHDPGDDTRLDEWAARLHTSVTTLQRDFRREFGTSYRRYRTQVRLRAAQVLLQTEPVTRVARRVGYASPSAFVAAYGKEFGHTPGGRRR, from the coding sequence ATGAGAGGTCGGGTTGTGTCGCTGACGGAGCGGTGGGGGAGCGATCCGCTGTGGTGCGAGGAGTACGGCTACGGCATCGGCAGCCCGGGCGGCATCTACCTGCTGAAGTACCGGTCGGTCGGGGTGCTGGACTTCGGTGAGCGGCGCCAGGACTTCCTGCACCAGCTGTACTGGGCGCCCGGCGGCGTGCTCACGGCACGGCACGGGGTGAGCGTGCGCTTCGTCGGCGAGGGAGAGGCGTTCTGGGCGCACCGCGCGGTCAGCCACGAGGTCCGCGTCACCGGCGGCGACCTCGTCTACCGGGTGTGCCTGCGCGAGGTGCCGCCCGCGCTGACCGGCCTGCGCGCCGGCTCCGTCTCCGTCGACGCGGAGGCGGGGCGGCTGCTGCGGGCGATCGCCCGGCCCGGGGTCGAGGAGCGACGCGCCCTGGAGGAGCGGGCGCGGATCCTGGCGGGGCTCGGCCGGTCCGCGGCGGAACTGCCCGGCCGCCCGGTGACCGGCGCCGGCCTCGCCGCGACGGTGGCCCGGGCGCTCGCGCACGATCCCGGCGACGACACCCGGCTGGACGAGTGGGCGGCGCGGCTGCACACCAGCGTCACGACGCTGCAGCGCGACTTCCGCCGCGAGTTCGGCACGTCGTACCGGCGGTACCGGACGCAGGTCCGGCTGCGCGCCGCCCAGGTGCTGCTGCAGACCGAGCCGGTCACGCGGGTGGCGCGCCGGGTCGGCTACGCCAGCCCGTCGGCGTTCGTGGCCGCCTACGGTAAGGAGTTCGGCCACACCCCCGGCGGCCGGCGGCGCTAG
- a CDS encoding ABC transporter substrate-binding protein has protein sequence MRSLILPLALVLAVATACGDDGGTESTASDDTRVFAADNGDIEIPADPQRVVATGYAVPALIEADAALAGISSWERGVEMMTDEDRATYEELPRVAGESAAETDYEAIAELRPDLIVLGIPQPVMGDIDLEYLESIAPVVAIGPTVPDAWRELSERQTDAADRLDHFDEDRTAYEERAAELAAKYEDALTGLEFGHVGGYGVAEEGTFQREFARSWGTNVAEDVGVTYYGEVAVPGGGGRDVSEYVSLEQITDSLGEADAITYTVQPDGTPNPSVQAVLDSGLWQNLPAVQAGRAFPVRFTEASTYPSAMFTLDALDEALAPLLDAR, from the coding sequence ATGCGTAGTCTGATCCTCCCCCTCGCCCTCGTGCTCGCCGTGGCCACGGCCTGCGGCGACGACGGCGGCACCGAGAGCACCGCGAGCGACGACACCCGGGTGTTCGCCGCCGACAACGGCGACATCGAGATCCCCGCCGACCCGCAGCGGGTGGTCGCCACCGGGTACGCCGTCCCCGCCCTGATCGAGGCCGACGCGGCGCTGGCCGGCATCTCGTCGTGGGAGCGCGGGGTCGAGATGATGACCGACGAGGACCGCGCGACGTACGAGGAACTGCCGCGGGTCGCCGGGGAGTCCGCGGCGGAGACCGACTATGAGGCGATCGCCGAGCTGCGGCCCGACCTCATCGTGCTCGGCATCCCGCAGCCGGTCATGGGCGACATCGACCTGGAGTACTTGGAGTCGATCGCCCCGGTCGTCGCCATCGGGCCGACGGTGCCCGACGCCTGGCGCGAGCTGTCCGAGCGGCAGACCGACGCGGCGGACCGGCTGGACCACTTCGATGAGGACCGGACGGCCTACGAGGAGCGGGCCGCGGAACTGGCGGCGAAGTACGAGGACGCCCTCACCGGCCTGGAGTTCGGCCACGTCGGCGGGTACGGCGTCGCCGAGGAGGGGACGTTCCAGCGCGAGTTCGCGCGGTCGTGGGGCACGAACGTCGCCGAGGACGTCGGCGTGACGTACTACGGCGAGGTGGCCGTGCCGGGCGGCGGCGGCCGGGACGTCTCGGAGTACGTTTCGCTGGAGCAGATCACCGACAGCCTCGGCGAGGCCGACGCGATCACCTACACCGTCCAGCCCGACGGCACGCCGAACCCGTCGGTGCAGGCGGTGCTCGACTCCGGGCTGTGGCAGAACCTGCCCGCGGTGCAGGCCGGCCGCGCGTTCCCGGTCCGCTTCACCGAGGCGTCGACGTACCCGTCGGCGATGTTCACCCTCGACGCGCTGGACGAGGCGCTCGCGCCGCTGCTGGACGCCCGGTGA
- a CDS encoding siderophore-interacting protein has protein sequence MRAPEDRSDPGPKVAAHHRSGSGVTRVPYPIGVRAVAVRRREQVTPRMLRLTLGGPGLAGFHTYHADDHVKIVFPDGDGVLRAPVPNDRQLLDWPRPLPPTRDYTIRRFDPDGLEVDVDVVLHDGGLASTWAAGAEIGEEVTIAGPPGGKAFPYTYDHYVFAVDATGLPAVARWLESAPPGVSADVVVADEGDYLVPGGDRVTVHRPVLGSALAATVDALPRPPGRTFLFAAGEAGDVKPLRSWRRGEVDALVTGYWKRGVAGHDED, from the coding sequence GTGAGGGCGCCCGAGGACCGCAGCGACCCGGGCCCCAAGGTCGCCGCGCACCACCGCTCCGGCAGCGGCGTCACCCGCGTCCCGTACCCCATCGGCGTCCGCGCGGTCGCCGTGCGCCGCCGCGAGCAGGTGACGCCGCGGATGCTGCGACTGACGCTCGGCGGGCCGGGCCTGGCCGGCTTCCACACCTACCACGCCGACGACCACGTCAAGATCGTCTTCCCCGACGGCGACGGCGTCCTGCGCGCGCCGGTGCCCAACGACCGCCAGCTGCTGGACTGGCCGCGGCCGCTCCCGCCGACCCGCGACTACACGATCCGCCGCTTCGACCCGGACGGGCTCGAGGTCGACGTCGACGTCGTCCTGCACGACGGCGGCCTGGCCTCGACGTGGGCGGCGGGCGCGGAGATCGGCGAGGAGGTGACGATCGCCGGCCCGCCGGGCGGCAAGGCGTTCCCGTACACCTACGACCACTACGTCTTCGCCGTCGACGCGACCGGGCTGCCGGCCGTCGCGCGCTGGCTGGAGTCGGCGCCGCCGGGCGTCAGCGCCGACGTGGTCGTGGCGGACGAGGGCGACTATTTGGTGCCCGGCGGCGATCGGGTGACGGTGCACCGGCCGGTCCTCGGCTCGGCGCTGGCCGCGACCGTCGACGCGCTCCCGCGCCCGCCCGGGCGGACGTTCCTGTTCGCGGCCGGCGAGGCGGGCGACGTCAAGCCGCTGCGCAGCTGGCGGCGCGGCGAGGTCGACGCGCTCGTGACCGGCTACTGGAAGCGCGGCGTCGCGGGGCACGACGAGGACTGA
- a CDS encoding LLM class flavin-dependent oxidoreductase — translation MTTQPIPDPALVVLVGASGAGKSVWARDRYRAQEIVSSDDLRGVVGSGRHDLDATDDAFALLDRIVAARAGRGLTVVVDTLGLDADRRRGYLAVAREAGLPAVAVRFDTPAELCRARNAARDRPVPAPALAGQLRRAGEVAAELDGEGWDLVVTVASDAPQAASAPRPVPAAEAPGERQVILQVSRFPWGDDPAAWLKEVALAADEAGFAGLALMDHLIQIPQVGRAWDPIPEPFTTLGLLAGLGTGLRLGPLCTPVTFRPGGIIAKAVATLDVLSGGRAFVGIGAGWFGREHDAYGLAFPPPKQRLDELERAVEILRALWAPGTKAYSGDRVELPETTAYPRPVGRPEIVVGGSGDRSLRIAAALGDACNLRTDDGFDERLAVFEKHRERTGRDVAVTVLDLPIVGRDRDDVWRRVERARGNATAAAYARKHHAATAEQTARRYRELFDRGVRTVFVAVQDLASPDDVRALAPIAAP, via the coding sequence GTGACGACGCAGCCGATCCCGGACCCCGCGCTGGTGGTGCTGGTCGGCGCCTCCGGTGCGGGCAAGTCGGTGTGGGCGCGGGACCGGTACCGCGCGCAGGAGATCGTGTCCTCCGACGACCTGCGCGGCGTGGTCGGCAGCGGCCGGCACGACCTCGACGCGACGGACGACGCGTTCGCGCTGCTCGACCGCATCGTCGCCGCGCGGGCCGGACGCGGGCTCACCGTCGTCGTCGACACGCTCGGCCTCGACGCCGACCGGCGCCGCGGCTACCTCGCCGTCGCGCGCGAGGCCGGGCTGCCCGCCGTCGCCGTCCGCTTCGACACCCCCGCCGAGCTGTGCCGGGCCCGCAACGCCGCCCGCGACCGGCCGGTGCCGGCGCCCGCGCTGGCCGGCCAGCTGCGCCGAGCGGGCGAGGTCGCGGCCGAGCTGGACGGCGAGGGCTGGGACCTGGTCGTCACGGTCGCGTCGGACGCACCGCAGGCCGCGTCCGCACCGCGGCCCGTCCCCGCCGCCGAGGCACCGGGCGAGCGCCAGGTGATCCTGCAGGTCTCCCGCTTCCCCTGGGGCGACGACCCGGCCGCCTGGCTCAAGGAGGTCGCCCTCGCCGCCGACGAGGCCGGATTCGCCGGGCTCGCGCTGATGGACCACCTCATCCAGATCCCGCAGGTCGGCCGCGCGTGGGACCCGATCCCGGAGCCGTTCACGACGCTCGGCCTGCTGGCCGGGCTCGGCACCGGGCTGCGGCTCGGCCCGCTGTGCACACCGGTGACGTTCCGGCCCGGCGGAATCATCGCCAAGGCGGTCGCGACGCTGGACGTGCTCAGCGGCGGGCGCGCGTTCGTCGGCATCGGCGCCGGCTGGTTCGGCCGCGAGCACGACGCGTACGGGCTGGCGTTCCCGCCGCCGAAGCAGCGGCTGGACGAGCTGGAGCGGGCGGTCGAGATCCTGCGGGCGCTGTGGGCGCCGGGCACCAAGGCGTACTCCGGCGACCGGGTCGAGCTGCCCGAGACGACGGCCTACCCGCGGCCCGTGGGGCGCCCGGAGATCGTCGTCGGCGGGTCCGGCGACCGGTCGCTGCGCATCGCCGCGGCCCTCGGCGACGCCTGCAACCTGCGCACCGACGACGGCTTCGACGAACGGCTGGCGGTGTTCGAGAAGCACCGCGAGCGCACCGGCCGCGACGTCGCCGTCACCGTCCTCGACCTCCCGATCGTCGGCCGCGACCGCGACGACGTCTGGCGGCGGGTCGAGCGGGCCCGCGGCAACGCCACCGCGGCGGCGTACGCGCGCAAGCACCACGCGGCGACGGCCGAGCAGACGGCGCGGCGGTACCGCGAGCTGTTCGATCGCGGCGTCCGCACCGTCTTCGTCGCCGTCCAGGACCTCGCCTCCCCCGACGACGTCCGCGCGCTCGCCCCCATCGCCGCGCCCTGA